A genomic window from Candidatus Hydrogenedentota bacterium includes:
- a CDS encoding dienelactone hydrolase family protein — protein MKALKIAGIVVGVLIVVLAVGLTAAKIAMGATYFNGYDPKAPLDAKETDIQERPGYIRTEFYYNGYMNQRVPALMATPKEGKGPWPCIIFLHGIGQHKGFLDEIADPFVQAGFAFVSFDQLMRGERRLKGASPLEEAKAFIRRPAFTVNDTRRLIDYLQTRPDIFPNRIYLTGASYGAITGSTVAAFDKRIPAVSLCYGGGNIPEMLEARMVAGEIRKYVPMWLAKAVVWYLLSPADPVHYIAQISPRPIFFQNGTDDGLISAGAAKAFHQAAKEPKIIKYYEGDHIGMDHDTVVKVLDDILAFIKEQDAKVMGSPAHASAS, from the coding sequence GGGATTGACGGCCGCCAAAATCGCGATGGGCGCGACGTATTTCAACGGATACGATCCGAAAGCGCCGCTCGACGCAAAGGAGACGGACATTCAGGAGCGGCCCGGCTATATCCGCACGGAATTCTACTACAACGGCTACATGAACCAGCGGGTGCCCGCGCTGATGGCCACGCCCAAGGAAGGCAAGGGGCCGTGGCCCTGCATCATTTTTCTTCACGGCATCGGCCAACATAAGGGATTTCTCGACGAAATCGCCGATCCGTTTGTCCAGGCCGGATTCGCCTTCGTCAGTTTCGACCAGTTGATGCGCGGTGAACGGCGACTGAAGGGCGCCTCGCCGCTCGAGGAGGCCAAGGCCTTCATTCGGCGTCCGGCGTTTACTGTCAACGATACCCGCCGTCTGATTGATTATCTGCAGACGCGGCCCGATATCTTTCCGAACCGGATCTACCTGACCGGCGCAAGTTACGGCGCAATCACCGGAAGCACCGTGGCGGCCTTCGACAAGCGCATCCCCGCCGTGTCGCTGTGTTACGGCGGCGGCAACATCCCGGAGATGCTCGAGGCGCGGATGGTTGCCGGCGAAATCCGCAAGTACGTCCCCATGTGGCTCGCGAAGGCGGTGGTCTGGTATTTGCTGAGTCCGGCCGATCCGGTCCATTACATCGCGCAAATATCGCCCCGTCCGATTTTCTTCCAGAACGGCACGGACGACGGCCTGATTTCGGCCGGCGCGGCGAAGGCGTTCCATCAGGCCGCGAAGGAACCGAAAATCATCAAGTATTACGAGGGCGATCACATCGGCATGGACCACGATACCGTTGTCAAGGTGCTTGACGATATTCTAGCGTTCATCAAGGAACAGGATGCTAAGGTGATGGGATCCCCGGCGCACGCGAGCGCCTCGTGA